In Ascaphus truei isolate aAscTru1 chromosome 21, aAscTru1.hap1, whole genome shotgun sequence, one DNA window encodes the following:
- the LOC142472220 gene encoding lipocalin-like isoform X3, with protein sequence MKGLPLSLGLVALFALCAVCAQSDIPVQPDFQADKIVGKWYRIAVASNSNWLQPNKLSMKMGPTVITQTADGNLGVVVTHPIYPRVTKRVRERHHVRRIDTDVITERWNGLIHAQLLQKPVLHGAIFQDSNTVVLNTICPGYLLGLRS encoded by the exons ATGAAGGGACTTCCGCTTAGTTTGGGCTTGGTGGCCCTGTTTGCCTTGTGTGCCGTGTGTGCCCAGTCTGATATTCCTGTTCAACCAGACTTCCAGGCTGATAAA ATTGTAGGGAAGTGGTACCGAATCGCGGTGGCCTCCAACTCCAATTGGCTCCAGCCCAATAAACTGAGCATGAAAATGGGCCCCACTGTCATCACACAGACTGCTGATGGGAACTTGGGAGTCGTGGTCACTCATCCCAT ttacccgagagtgacgaaacgcgtcagggagcgtcatcacgtcagacgcattgacactgacgtcatcaccgagcgctggaacggactgatccatgcgcaactgctgcagaagcctgtattacacggagccatcttccaggactctaatacagttgtattgaatACCATCTGCCCTGGATATCTGTTGGGACTACGATCCTGA